One window of Marinomonas primoryensis genomic DNA carries:
- a CDS encoding SLC13 family permease — translation MSNKSNSPQTSITAKNATQSLIKPNWPLYLILIMTFVIGAVSYQFLTSVQALSAGLLFICIAFWATSLVPAYWPALGLFAFATATQLAPTQVIFAGFQSSTFWLLFSGMVFGAAINHTGINSRATRLLMLILGNSYQGTIIKIALFAMGLAFLIPSGVSRIVLIIPIIASLADHFGYDQNSNGRKGMLLAAAFGTFLPAFSILPANAPNMLLSGMAEALYNAPFSYGEYLLLHFPVLGFGKLVMTIGVILWLFPDKAPNQAIEATIEKSAMTKIEIRLLIVLCTCFAFWFTDSLHHISAGWIGLIAALICLWPSLGLMAKNSIDKDIQYGTLLFAAGIIGLSAIIAYSGLGNILVNYLTEVIPFSPNSPLLNLSLLTFISTCVAVVTNLAGVPAIMTPMAEHLANITGLSSHAVLMTQVLAFSNVLLPYQAPPLITAIALGNLSISAVTKVCLATFVLTSVILLPLNFLWWHILGMF, via the coding sequence ATGAGTAATAAAAGTAATTCCCCACAAACATCGATAACCGCTAAAAACGCTACCCAATCCCTAATAAAACCCAACTGGCCACTGTATCTAATCCTAATAATGACGTTTGTCATTGGCGCAGTTTCTTATCAATTTCTAACGTCAGTCCAAGCTCTTTCTGCCGGACTGCTGTTCATTTGTATCGCGTTCTGGGCAACCTCTCTGGTGCCTGCTTATTGGCCTGCTTTGGGATTATTTGCTTTTGCGACGGCAACGCAGCTCGCTCCAACACAAGTAATATTTGCGGGATTCCAGTCGTCGACATTTTGGTTACTGTTCAGTGGTATGGTATTTGGTGCGGCGATTAATCACACGGGGATAAATTCACGCGCTACACGCTTGCTGATGCTGATTCTCGGCAACAGTTACCAGGGCACGATTATCAAAATTGCTTTGTTTGCGATGGGCTTGGCTTTTTTAATTCCATCTGGCGTGAGTCGTATCGTACTCATCATCCCAATTATTGCCTCCCTTGCCGATCACTTTGGCTACGATCAAAACTCTAATGGCCGGAAAGGCATGTTACTGGCGGCGGCATTTGGTACGTTTTTACCCGCCTTTTCTATCCTGCCTGCAAACGCTCCCAACATGTTGCTTTCTGGCATGGCCGAAGCCTTGTATAACGCACCCTTTTCTTATGGTGAATATTTGCTTTTACACTTCCCTGTCTTGGGTTTTGGAAAATTAGTCATGACCATTGGCGTTATTCTGTGGCTTTTTCCAGATAAAGCGCCGAATCAAGCGATAGAAGCGACGATCGAAAAATCAGCCATGACGAAAATAGAAATACGCCTATTAATTGTGCTGTGTACTTGTTTTGCTTTTTGGTTTACTGACTCGCTGCATCATATTTCTGCCGGTTGGATTGGCCTGATTGCCGCTCTAATTTGCCTATGGCCAAGCCTTGGATTAATGGCAAAAAATAGCATAGACAAAGATATTCAGTACGGCACATTGTTATTCGCGGCGGGTATTATTGGATTAAGCGCAATCATTGCTTACTCTGGACTGGGGAACATATTGGTTAATTATTTAACCGAGGTGATTCCTTTTTCTCCCAACTCACCTTTACTTAACTTGAGTTTGCTGACGTTTATTTCCACCTGCGTGGCCGTGGTAACCAATTTGGCAGGCGTTCCTGCCATCATGACACCAATGGCTGAGCATCTTGCTAACATAACTGGCCTGTCTAGCCATGCCGTGCTGATGACCCAAGTCTTGGCTTTCTCCAACGTATTGTTACCTTATCAGGCTCCGCCATTGATCACCGCGATTGCGCTTGGTAACTTATCCATTAGCGCGGTCACCAAGGTTTGTTTGGCAACCTTTGTGCTAACGAGTGTGATACTGCTGCCACTAAATTTCCTTTGGTGGCATATTCTAGGTATGTTTTAG
- a CDS encoding LysR family transcriptional regulator: MRIDPTSLRLFVCVIEQGSIARAAELNFIAASAVSKRIKELEQLLHTPLMMRTNRGVVATPAGQALLQMSRGVLHQLDDIYNQMNEFSHGVRGQVRMVANISAISQFLPKQLRSFLNQNPLVQIHLEEKISSEIVRAVAENSADIGIVTIASREYPDLSIYPYKTDRLVVITPVGHPLGKNKEISFVDTLEYDYVGLHTGSAINNQMINAATNANLPLNMRIQVTSYEALSSMVESGLGIGLMPIDIARPYIKAARIEALPLLDGWAHRELKICVRRSDQLLDAAHHLLTHLRTT, encoded by the coding sequence ATGCGAATTGACCCGACATCTCTGCGTTTGTTTGTCTGTGTCATAGAGCAAGGCTCCATTGCGCGGGCGGCGGAGCTAAATTTCATTGCCGCCTCCGCCGTTTCAAAACGTATTAAGGAATTAGAACAGTTACTGCATACGCCATTAATGATGCGTACAAATCGTGGTGTGGTGGCGACACCGGCAGGGCAAGCTTTATTGCAAATGTCTCGGGGTGTATTACATCAGTTGGACGATATTTATAATCAGATGAATGAATTTTCCCACGGTGTGCGTGGGCAAGTTCGCATGGTGGCAAATATCTCCGCCATCAGCCAATTTCTTCCCAAACAATTGCGCTCTTTTTTGAATCAAAACCCTTTGGTACAAATTCATTTGGAAGAAAAGATCAGCAGTGAAATCGTTCGTGCCGTCGCTGAAAATTCAGCCGATATTGGCATTGTCACCATCGCTTCTAGAGAGTATCCAGACCTCTCTATCTATCCTTATAAAACGGATCGGTTGGTGGTTATCACACCTGTCGGCCATCCTCTCGGAAAAAATAAAGAAATAAGCTTTGTAGACACATTAGAGTATGATTATGTCGGTTTGCACACTGGTAGCGCCATCAACAATCAGATGATCAATGCCGCTACAAACGCCAACTTACCTCTTAATATGCGCATCCAAGTCACCAGTTATGAAGCACTTTCCAGTATGGTGGAATCTGGCCTTGGTATCGGTTTAATGCCTATTGATATTGCTCGACCCTATATAAAAGCCGCTCGAATCGAAGCCTTGCCATTATTAGATGGCTGGGCACATAGGGAGCTGAAAATTTGCGTAAGACGCTCTGATCAACTACTAGACGCAGCTCATCACTTATTGACCCATTTACGTACCACGTGA
- a CDS encoding GNAT family N-acetyltransferase: MLNFRDANFNDKPKLLALEQALIEAERPFNKLTKVDATYHDLDALISVADTLFLVVEIDGQIVATGYVQIRASKTYLQHSHHGYLGFMYVVPQCRGQGLNKKLLEKLIVWGQERGIRDFYLEVYTQNNVAIKAYEKVGFTSSVVEMKLTL, encoded by the coding sequence ATGTTGAACTTTAGAGACGCCAATTTCAATGATAAGCCCAAATTACTTGCGCTTGAACAGGCGTTGATTGAAGCTGAGCGACCCTTTAATAAATTGACTAAAGTGGATGCCACGTATCATGATCTCGATGCGCTAATATCTGTCGCGGACACTTTGTTTCTAGTGGTTGAGATAGACGGGCAAATTGTGGCAACTGGATATGTTCAAATTCGCGCCTCAAAGACTTACCTGCAACACAGTCATCATGGCTATCTTGGTTTTATGTATGTCGTTCCCCAATGTCGAGGACAGGGCCTTAATAAAAAACTGCTAGAAAAGCTTATTGTTTGGGGTCAAGAAAGGGGCATAAGGGATTTCTATCTTGAGGTGTATACGCAAAATAACGTGGCGATTAAGGCCTATGAAAAAGTGGGTTTTACGTCCAGTGTGGTAGAGATGAAGTTGACCCTTTGA
- a CDS encoding NAD(P)/FAD-dependent oxidoreductase → MIRLSNIQLPLDHDATALENTILSMLEISAEQLVRFNVFRRGYDARKKTHIMLIYTLDIETTCDDALLSRFADHQQVKATPDLDYHPVAQAPATLTERPIVIGFGPCGLLAALVLAQMGYKPIVLERGKEVRERTKDTFGFWRKKILNTESNVQFGEGGAGTFSDGKLYSQVKDPKQYSRKVLNEFVAAGAPDEILYVSKPHIGTFKLVAMVEKMRAQIVELGGEIRFSARVDDMHIEDGQITGVTLANGEQLYSKHIAIAIGHSARDTFEMIHNKGVYIEAKPFSVGFRIEHEQSAIDKARFGPNAGNEILGAADYKLVHHCKNGRSVYSFCMCPGGTVVAATSEENRVVTNGMSQYSRNERNANSAVVVGIDPSDYPGGPLAGIEFQRKLESHAFVMGGSNYDAPAQTVGAFLRGETQEHIGTIEPSFKPGIKLTNLADALPDFCIEALREAIPAFNKKVRGFAFEDALLTGVETRTSAPINITRDKHSLESINTKGLYPAGEGAGYAGGIMSAAIDGIKIAEAMALSINNTMKV, encoded by the coding sequence ATGATACGACTTTCCAATATCCAACTCCCCCTTGATCACGACGCCACAGCACTGGAAAATACCATTTTATCCATGCTTGAAATTTCAGCCGAACAACTCGTTCGTTTTAACGTATTTCGTCGCGGTTATGATGCACGTAAAAAAACACACATCATGCTGATCTACACCTTGGATATTGAAACCACATGCGACGACGCCTTACTCAGTCGATTTGCTGATCATCAACAAGTCAAAGCTACACCTGATCTTGATTATCACCCTGTCGCTCAAGCACCCGCTACATTAACCGAACGCCCTATTGTTATTGGTTTCGGGCCTTGTGGATTACTAGCTGCGTTGGTATTGGCACAAATGGGCTATAAGCCCATTGTTTTAGAACGCGGAAAAGAAGTACGCGAGCGCACCAAGGACACCTTTGGTTTTTGGCGTAAGAAAATTCTGAATACCGAGTCTAATGTACAGTTTGGCGAAGGCGGCGCAGGCACTTTTTCTGACGGCAAGCTCTACAGCCAAGTAAAAGATCCGAAACAATACAGCCGTAAAGTGCTTAACGAATTTGTAGCCGCTGGCGCACCAGATGAGATTCTCTACGTCAGTAAGCCTCACATCGGTACTTTCAAGCTGGTTGCCATGGTCGAAAAAATGCGCGCCCAAATTGTTGAGCTGGGTGGCGAGATACGCTTTAGCGCTCGCGTAGACGACATGCACATTGAAGATGGACAAATTACTGGCGTCACATTGGCTAACGGCGAACAACTATATTCAAAACACATCGCCATCGCCATTGGTCACAGCGCCCGTGATACGTTCGAAATGATTCATAACAAAGGTGTTTACATCGAAGCCAAGCCTTTCTCGGTGGGCTTTCGTATCGAGCATGAACAATCCGCTATCGACAAAGCACGTTTTGGTCCGAACGCTGGCAACGAAATTTTAGGCGCAGCGGATTATAAACTGGTTCATCATTGCAAAAATGGCCGTTCCGTTTATAGCTTCTGCATGTGCCCTGGTGGAACCGTTGTCGCGGCAACGTCGGAAGAGAACCGTGTTGTGACGAACGGCATGAGTCAATATTCGCGTAACGAACGCAACGCCAACAGTGCCGTTGTTGTCGGAATTGACCCTTCTGATTATCCAGGTGGTCCACTGGCGGGTATCGAATTTCAGCGCAAGCTAGAAAGCCATGCGTTTGTCATGGGTGGCAGTAATTATGATGCGCCAGCACAAACCGTTGGGGCATTTTTGAGAGGAGAAACGCAAGAGCACATCGGCACAATTGAACCCTCCTTCAAACCGGGAATAAAACTAACCAACCTAGCCGACGCCTTGCCAGACTTCTGTATAGAAGCGCTTCGCGAAGCAATTCCTGCGTTTAACAAAAAGGTCAGAGGCTTTGCTTTTGAAGATGCCCTGCTGACCGGTGTGGAAACTCGAACGTCTGCGCCTATCAACATCACACGTGATAAACACAGCTTAGAAAGCATCAACACCAAAGGTTTATACCCGGCAGGTGAAGGTGCAGGTTATGCCGGCGGTATTATGTCTGCAGCAATAGACGGCATCAAAATCGCCGAAGCCATGGCATTGAGTATTAACAATACAATGAAGGTTTAA
- a CDS encoding 5'-nucleotidase, lipoprotein e(P4) family, translating to MSSTVFRTLVFSAALFTGSFSLPTLAHDADFSAKDLNEQLVMSTLWMQASAEYKAMSYQAFNLAKMQFDHYVSQHTGGKKIAVVVDADETIIDNSGYQAWLIGKDFGYSSKTWGEWMDAAEARAMPGALAFLTYVANNGGEVFYITNRKVSGLEGTRENLQDLGFPNVDDAHLMLRDSTSDKQPRREAIAKDYDIALLMGDNLNDFSNDFRTKSLAASDAAVEKNKALFGTQFIMLPNPAYGDWEGKVYDGNWGASAAEKDQMRKSKFHVWQPEK from the coding sequence ATGTCTTCTACTGTTTTTCGAACGCTGGTGTTTTCAGCTGCGCTTTTTACGGGTAGCTTCTCTTTGCCTACTCTTGCTCACGATGCGGATTTCTCTGCTAAAGATTTAAACGAACAATTGGTCATGTCGACGTTATGGATGCAAGCGTCCGCTGAATATAAAGCCATGTCATATCAAGCGTTTAATCTGGCAAAAATGCAATTTGATCATTACGTTAGCCAGCATACAGGCGGTAAAAAAATTGCGGTCGTGGTAGATGCCGATGAAACGATTATCGACAACAGTGGTTATCAAGCTTGGTTGATTGGTAAAGATTTTGGTTACTCTAGCAAAACATGGGGAGAGTGGATGGACGCCGCAGAAGCGAGAGCCATGCCGGGCGCGCTGGCATTTTTGACCTATGTGGCGAATAACGGCGGGGAAGTGTTTTATATCACCAATCGTAAAGTTTCGGGACTAGAAGGCACACGTGAAAATTTGCAAGACTTGGGTTTTCCTAACGTGGATGATGCGCATCTGATGTTGCGTGACAGTACCAGTGATAAACAACCTCGTCGTGAAGCGATTGCGAAAGATTATGATATTGCGTTGTTGATGGGCGATAACCTGAACGATTTCTCTAATGACTTTAGAACAAAAAGCTTAGCCGCTAGTGATGCCGCCGTTGAGAAAAATAAAGCGTTGTTTGGCACTCAATTTATCATGTTGCCAAATCCTGCTTATGGTGACTGGGAAGGCAAAGTTTACGATGGGAATTGGGGTGCATCGGCCGCTGAAAAAGACCAAATGCGTAAATCTAAGTTCCATGTTTGGCAGCCAGAGAAGTAG
- a CDS encoding cation:proton antiporter has translation MTDALLLTFVFLVAGVISVPIASRLGLGSVLGYLLAGIIISPLLALLNVDISSLQHFAELGVVLMLFLVGLELKPKKLWALKSKLLGLGGGQVALTAVFIMGLGMLLNQDWRTSLAIGLVLALSSTAIVIQTLTEKGLMKSDGGQSSFAVLLTQDIVVIPMLAFIPLLAAPELIESLSHTTNVAQAGNHSETVSLVAGLASWQKMLVTIGAIATVILSGSFLVTPIFRYIAVARLRELFTATALMFVIGTTLLMSLVGLSPALGTFLAGVVLANSPYRHELESDIAPFKGLLLGLFFMTVGAGINFALLFSHFPTILGLTIGLIMVKATTLLLLGWIFNIRGSNKWLLALGLAQAGEFGFVLLSFTVSNAVISQEIADTLLLVVALSMLLTPILFIVYDRIIAPRYASDQTAGHHEEFPDENKIIIAGSGRVGSTIDSILRLANYHSTVIDFSVKRLEALERFGVKNYFGDATRPDLLQAAGIDEASLLIIAIDDPEQITKLVKYVKEKYPDLHVIARAFDNNHVYDLWAYGCRDIIRENFDSSLRMGKSAFEALGIPPEKAVEMIEVFNQHDKVSMVEVADAHQIGVPFHENKTFIARLRKYLEEKNPQLQAEMKRIQGKAKD, from the coding sequence ATGACCGACGCACTCTTATTAACATTTGTTTTTCTAGTGGCTGGGGTCATTTCTGTTCCTATCGCTTCCCGCCTCGGCTTAGGCTCCGTTTTAGGGTATCTACTAGCGGGCATTATCATTAGCCCATTACTGGCATTGCTGAATGTAGATATCAGCTCCCTCCAACACTTTGCTGAATTGGGCGTTGTTTTGATGCTTTTTCTTGTTGGACTAGAGTTAAAACCCAAAAAACTATGGGCTTTGAAGTCCAAATTACTCGGATTAGGTGGTGGACAAGTTGCCTTAACGGCCGTTTTTATTATGGGCTTGGGTATGCTACTTAACCAAGATTGGCGAACCAGTTTAGCCATTGGTTTAGTCCTTGCCCTTTCTTCTACCGCCATCGTCATTCAAACGCTCACCGAAAAAGGCTTGATGAAATCGGATGGAGGCCAATCGTCCTTCGCCGTTTTACTCACTCAAGACATTGTCGTCATTCCCATGCTGGCTTTTATTCCTCTGCTGGCGGCACCAGAGCTAATCGAGTCATTAAGCCACACCACTAATGTGGCTCAAGCCGGAAATCATTCTGAGACCGTATCTTTAGTGGCGGGCTTAGCGTCGTGGCAAAAAATGCTAGTGACTATTGGCGCCATCGCCACCGTTATCTTAAGCGGCAGCTTTTTGGTAACGCCTATTTTTCGTTATATTGCCGTCGCGCGATTACGAGAACTTTTTACCGCCACTGCGCTGATGTTTGTTATCGGCACCACATTGCTTATGTCTTTGGTTGGACTCTCACCGGCCTTGGGAACCTTCTTAGCCGGCGTCGTTTTAGCTAACTCGCCTTATCGCCATGAATTAGAGAGCGACATAGCGCCTTTTAAAGGCTTGTTACTTGGCTTGTTCTTTATGACAGTCGGTGCCGGCATTAACTTCGCTTTATTGTTTAGCCACTTCCCTACTATTCTCGGATTAACCATCGGTTTAATCATGGTGAAAGCCACTACTTTATTACTGTTGGGATGGATTTTTAACATTCGCGGTTCAAACAAATGGCTGCTTGCTCTAGGTCTTGCCCAAGCAGGCGAGTTTGGGTTTGTTTTATTGTCTTTTACCGTCAGCAACGCCGTCATATCACAAGAAATAGCAGATACCTTACTTCTCGTCGTTGCCTTGTCGATGTTGTTGACACCCATATTATTCATTGTCTACGATCGCATTATCGCGCCTCGCTATGCGTCTGACCAAACCGCTGGCCATCATGAAGAATTCCCCGATGAGAATAAAATCATTATTGCAGGCTCCGGCAGAGTTGGCAGCACGATAGACAGTATTTTACGGCTAGCAAACTACCATTCGACCGTGATTGATTTCAGTGTAAAACGACTGGAGGCATTAGAGCGTTTCGGCGTAAAAAACTACTTTGGCGACGCCACGAGACCCGATTTACTGCAAGCAGCCGGTATCGATGAAGCCTCACTGTTGATTATTGCCATTGACGACCCTGAACAAATCACCAAACTCGTCAAATACGTAAAAGAAAAATATCCAGATTTACATGTCATTGCTCGAGCTTTTGACAACAATCATGTTTACGATTTATGGGCTTACGGATGTCGAGATATTATTCGAGAAAACTTCGACAGTAGCTTACGCATGGGAAAGTCTGCGTTTGAAGCACTAGGAATTCCACCGGAAAAAGCCGTTGAAATGATCGAAGTATTCAACCAACATGATAAGGTCTCTATGGTAGAAGTTGCCGACGCCCATCAAATAGGCGTCCCATTCCATGAAAATAAAACCTTTATTGCGCGTTTGCGTAAATACCTCGAAGAAAAGAACCCTCAACTGCAAGCTGAAATGAAACGCATACAAGGTAAAGCAAAAGACTAA
- the argC gene encoding N-acetyl-gamma-glutamyl-phosphate reductase, protein MKKVFIDGETGTTGLQVRERLINHPNIEVISIDPSKKRDIEEKRRLMKEADVTVLCLPDDAAIDSVILAKEEGCRILDASSVHRVAEGWVYGLPELDTTQRAKIKDAQFVSNPGCYPTGAILLLKPLIEAGLLPADGDYSINAISGFSGGGNALIERYESTDKAPIFGAYGLTFNHKHLPEMKIWSGLDKAPIFVPSVGNFRQGMLTFLPIHLKNGVTMEQLQAKLADVYANDTFVTVNDFNDIADDAAPFLTPHDLDNSNQVELSVLSAPDNQSGVLVAKLDNLGKGASGAAVQNLNIMLGFDEGIAVSLR, encoded by the coding sequence GTGAAAAAAGTATTTATTGATGGCGAAACTGGCACAACAGGCCTTCAAGTAAGAGAGCGTCTGATTAACCATCCCAACATTGAAGTCATCAGTATTGATCCGTCTAAAAAGCGCGATATTGAAGAAAAACGCCGCCTAATGAAAGAAGCCGATGTGACGGTACTTTGCCTGCCAGACGACGCCGCCATAGACAGCGTAATCTTAGCAAAAGAAGAAGGTTGCCGTATTCTAGACGCCAGTTCAGTACACAGAGTTGCTGAAGGCTGGGTTTATGGTTTACCTGAGTTAGATACGACTCAACGCGCAAAAATCAAAGACGCTCAGTTTGTGTCTAATCCTGGTTGTTACCCAACTGGTGCGATCCTATTGCTAAAACCCTTAATTGAAGCAGGCTTATTGCCGGCGGATGGGGATTACTCAATCAATGCTATTTCGGGTTTCAGCGGTGGCGGTAATGCCTTAATTGAACGTTATGAAAGCACAGACAAGGCACCTATTTTTGGCGCTTATGGTTTAACTTTTAATCACAAACACTTACCTGAAATGAAAATCTGGTCAGGCTTAGACAAAGCCCCTATTTTCGTACCAAGCGTGGGTAATTTCCGCCAAGGTATGTTGACCTTCTTACCCATTCATTTGAAAAATGGCGTCACCATGGAACAGCTTCAAGCTAAACTGGCTGACGTTTATGCAAACGATACATTCGTCACTGTGAATGACTTTAATGACATTGCGGATGACGCAGCACCTTTCTTAACACCCCATGATCTTGATAATAGCAACCAAGTTGAATTGTCTGTACTGAGTGCACCTGACAATCAATCCGGTGTGCTGGTTGCCAAACTGGATAACTTAGGCAAAGGCGCGTCTGGCGCGGCCGTTCAAAACTTAAATATCATGTTGGGCTTTGATGAAGGCATTGCAGTTAGCCTTCGTTAA
- a CDS encoding Fis family transcriptional regulator: MKKSDKKIDNALREALTHVCETALESVDGFVWLTHLVNYNAFPNSLKIICVFETDLALVSAYDAKQDDYLCSLINNELSDVNIKLNKLRQQVSFDTEEACERSHAGKWSERLKKFTLH; encoded by the coding sequence ATGAAGAAGTCCGATAAAAAAATCGACAACGCGCTTCGCGAAGCTCTAACTCACGTGTGTGAAACAGCATTAGAGTCTGTAGACGGATTTGTTTGGCTGACTCACTTAGTGAATTACAACGCCTTTCCAAATTCATTGAAAATTATTTGTGTGTTCGAAACCGATCTGGCACTTGTTAGTGCCTATGATGCAAAACAAGACGACTACCTATGCTCACTGATTAACAATGAGCTAAGTGACGTTAATATAAAGCTCAACAAACTTCGTCAGCAGGTGAGCTTTGATACCGAAGAAGCATGCGAAAGATCTCACGCGGGGAAGTGGAGTGAACGACTAAAAAAATTCACGTTGCATTAA
- a CDS encoding MATE family efflux transporter, which produces MTGTDQKNHFLDLPLPHVFLKTAAPIILIMLVNGSFSLVDAYFLGVFVGADALTAVTSMFPAFILIIALSTLVSNGFASLMARQLGAGNGSSAVDVFSQAISLSLVVCAVLVGLFLIGGHALTSSVSNGSSLIGDMSYRYISILVFFSPLVFILTINGDSLRCEGQVSFMAFVSLFSVLLNGMFNYLLIVGMNWGVEGSAYGTVLAQAISLVIIFLYRKYKKNPLNLQVVLFSTSRQHWLTFLSLGAPSSLNYIGLALASGAILYNLQIWDAGNYATTVGAYGIITRLMTFIFLPLLGLSMAFQAIVGNNFGANELSRVNSSIKIVLSVAFIYCVFLQLIAFVFRSDLGALFVNDQAVINEVMRILPFSTLALFLVGPQMMISMFFQAIGDAKRAGILGILKTYAFSLPLIFILPFFFAEWGIWYAAASTEFFALLLTILVLSLRSRSQNISFGLFFKEN; this is translated from the coding sequence ATGACAGGTACAGATCAAAAGAATCATTTTCTTGATTTACCTTTACCCCATGTTTTTCTAAAAACGGCCGCGCCCATTATTTTGATCATGTTGGTCAATGGCTCATTTTCACTAGTGGATGCTTATTTTCTTGGGGTTTTTGTAGGAGCTGATGCTTTAACGGCTGTTACGTCGATGTTTCCAGCTTTTATCCTCATCATTGCTTTGTCTACTTTAGTATCGAACGGTTTTGCCAGTTTGATGGCGCGACAGTTAGGAGCCGGAAATGGGTCCAGTGCGGTTGACGTGTTTTCCCAAGCCATTAGTTTGTCCTTAGTAGTGTGTGCTGTTTTGGTGGGGCTTTTTTTAATCGGTGGGCACGCTCTAACAAGTTCGGTTAGTAATGGCTCAAGTCTTATTGGAGATATGAGTTATCGCTATATTTCTATTTTGGTTTTCTTTTCCCCTTTGGTGTTTATTTTAACCATTAATGGCGATAGTTTGCGTTGTGAGGGCCAAGTTTCGTTTATGGCGTTTGTCTCACTGTTTTCTGTACTACTCAATGGGATGTTTAATTATCTGCTCATTGTTGGCATGAATTGGGGTGTGGAAGGCTCGGCTTATGGCACGGTACTGGCTCAGGCTATCTCGTTAGTCATTATTTTTTTATATCGAAAGTATAAAAAGAACCCCCTCAATCTTCAGGTTGTGTTGTTTTCTACGTCGCGACAGCATTGGCTAACATTTTTGTCTCTCGGTGCGCCGTCAAGTTTAAATTATATTGGTTTAGCGTTAGCGTCTGGTGCCATTTTATATAATTTGCAAATTTGGGATGCTGGAAATTATGCAACGACAGTAGGCGCTTATGGCATTATCACACGCTTAATGACCTTCATCTTTTTGCCCTTACTTGGTTTGAGCATGGCATTTCAAGCGATTGTTGGTAACAATTTTGGGGCAAATGAGCTGAGTAGAGTGAATAGCAGTATTAAAATTGTTTTGTCTGTTGCCTTTATTTACTGCGTTTTTTTACAGCTTATCGCTTTTGTTTTTAGAAGTGATTTAGGCGCATTATTTGTCAATGATCAGGCCGTTATTAATGAAGTAATGCGAATTTTACCTTTTTCTACCTTGGCGCTTTTTCTGGTGGGCCCACAGATGATGATCAGTATGTTCTTCCAAGCCATTGGAGACGCAAAAAGAGCGGGTATTTTAGGCATTCTAAAAACCTACGCATTTTCTTTGCCGTTGATTTTTATCCTTCCTTTTTTCTTTGCTGAATGGGGAATTTGGTATGCAGCGGCGAGTACTGAGTTTTTTGCGTTGTTGCTGACTATCCTAGTGCTGAGTCTACGTAGTAGAAGTCAAAATATTTCTTTCGGATTATTTTTTAAAGAAAACTAA